A DNA window from Calliphora vicina chromosome 1, idCalVici1.1, whole genome shotgun sequence contains the following coding sequences:
- the Osi18 gene encoding uncharacterized protein Osi18, translated as MNRFAVLFVVALAATGALAQAPQQSATDLAFDMYHSCLKDFSTSCVQPKAMRWFNEALRQDEISITDKLSIVRTGKIVEGTQQRAMDSQERMFQEIDNFLATHALRIKAPEYFQSAEARAMVPGFLLNNALTKGAVVPLAEREQGRGFMRKAVLPFLIGLKLKTAVLVPLALALIALKTWKAMTLGLLSLVLSGALVVFKIAKPKIVNYEVVHYPHHEHIEHIVPHHVEHIVPHHIEHIVPHHFDHHVDHHVDHHLDHHLDHHLEIPHHVEHIEHLEHAAPAWDPHGWARSSSQENHGDAQDMAFAGQNRR; from the exons atGAATAGATTTGCTGTTCTTTTTGTGGTGGCTTTAGCAGCCACTGGAGCTTTAGCCCAAGCTCCCCAACAATCTGCCACCGATTTGGCTTTTGACATGTATCATTCATGTCTTAAGGATTTCAGCACCAGCTGTGTGCAACCTAAAGCCATGAGATGGTTCAACGAAGCTTTGAGACAAGATGAAATTTCCATTACTGATAAATTGTCAATTGTACGTACGGGCAAAATTGTTGAGGGTACACAACAACGTGCCATGGATTCTCAGGAAAGAATGTTCCAAGAAATCGATAACTTCTTGGCCACACATGCTTTGCGCATTAAGGCTCCCGAATACTTCCAATCTGCTGAGGCACGTGCCATGGTTCCTGGTTTCTTGTTGAACAATGCTTTGACTAAAGGTGCTGTTGTACCTTTGGCTGAACGTGAACAAG GTCGTGGTTTTATGCGCAAAGCTGTATTACCCTTCTTGATTGGTCTTAAATTGAAGACAGCTGTTTTGGTGCCACTTGCTCTTGCCTTGATTGCTTTGAAAACCTGGAAAGCCATGACTTTGGGTCTGCTCTCTTTGGTTTTATCTGGTGCTTTGGTGGTTTTCAAAATTGCCAAACCCAAG ATTGTTAACTACGAAGTCGTTCACTATCCTCATCACGAACACATCGAACATATTGTACCCCATCATGTTGAACACATTGTTCCCCACCACATCGAACACATTGTACCCCATCATTTCGATCATCATGTGGATCACCATGTCGATCATCATTTGGATCATCACTTGGACCATCATTTGGAAATTCCTCATCATGTTGAGCATATTGAACATTTGGAACATGCTGCCCCTGCTTGGGATCCTCATGGCTGGGCCCGTTCCTCCTCCCAAGAGAATCATGGCGATGCTCAAGATATGGCTTTTGCTGGTCAGAACAGACGTTAA